The following is a genomic window from Meriones unguiculatus strain TT.TT164.6M chromosome 7, Bangor_MerUng_6.1, whole genome shotgun sequence.
CCTGCCCTGGCCACCTGTCATCTGCTAGGCCCCCTTTCTTCAGGCCCATGAGCTCCCACCCACTTCTTTATGTTCCAAAATGACTCCACGTGAGTCAGCCACCATCTCGATCAGGCGGGCTCCCACAGGACCCACCTGCTGCCTGTACAGACATGCTGACCAGTTGGGTCTAGTGTGGCTCCCTGGGTCCCCCGAGTCCAGAGCAGCAGCAGTGGGAACAGCAGCCCTAATCCCATGGCGGCCAGTGTACTAGGAGGGCCTGGTTTGCTCACAGCTCCCAACCCCCTCCCTGCTTCCTCCCAAGGCTTTTCCTGAGGAAGCCAGGATAGAGGGCGGGCTGCTATGAGGCACCTCCCTGAGAGGGCAGGCAGCTAAGTGTGcagaaatgaaatagaaaatacaACTGATAGTGAAAAGCAAGTGAACATAGTCTGAAGGAGGCCAAAAGATTGGAGCCACAGGCTCCCTACGTGTTGCAGACAGGCAAAGGGGTGGGAGCCACATTCCCAAAACAAAGAGACAGTCCTCACCCCCAGTGGGGAGTCAGGGAGACCTTGTAATGAACCATCCCCATGCCTCTGCTCCTGGCAGGGCCCAGAGGTAACACAGACCACTGACAGACAGCATTTTTAGGGGTACTATGGATATTTATTGTACTGGTCACCTGCACAAACAGGCAAGCAACCCTCTGTCTCACAATGGGGAAAGCAGAGCTCAGAGATACCTTTACCTCTGGCTCTGCAGTGTGGTACAGAGATGTCAAGAAAGGGAGCCAGGCTGAAATCCCATCATGCCCAGTGCAGGCAAGGTCTAGAGAAGAGCTTCATCTTTGTTTGAAGTCACACATCCATACACAGCCAGAACCCAAAGTTAGGCCTCTCATATAGCTGAAGCCCTCCAATCAAGACATCCATTGAAAGCTGAGAAGGCCTAGTCAGGAGCTGGGGGCAGGAAGGCTGCCTGAAGGTTCTAGGTGGGGTTGCTGTGtgacctcttctccttcctgtagCCTGCTGGGAGCTGTGTTGCTGGTCTCAGCTTCAGGGCCCCCAGTTTCACCCCGATACCATAAGCCAAAGCTGGAAGGAGAGCAAAGAGAGGCACATTGAGCCAGGAAGGTAGAGATGCCAAGGATGCTGGAGGTAGAGAGGTCAAAAGGGGGCTctggaggaaggaggacagcGCAGGTCAGTGGGAACAGCAGGCATGTTGGGCAGAGAAGCAGGGGGATGACAGATCTTGGGAGGCCCGCAGAAAAGGCAGTGGAACAGAAAGAAAGGGTAGAAAGAAAGGGCAGAAGTACCAGGCAAGCCCCCCCTTCACCTTCCACCCGCTCCTCCAACATACAAATTCTGGATTCTGGACTCAGGATTTAGGGGAACATCTTCCTTGTCATTGGAGAGCAGGAGCCAGGAGCCATCCTCATCATCACTAAGATAAAAGTAAGGGCTGTACATCAGGGCCTATGTGATACTATGGCCTCAGGCTGGGGAGACACTGAAGGGACACAGGATACCATGAGGCTTTCCCTTTATGGCCTGGCAGACAGCCCCTCACAAGGCTGCACCGCATCCTTTAGTGAAGGGATCCAGCCAAGGAAGGAATCAAGGATATGGAGAAGCAGCATCAACACTCTCTTCAGCAGGATGCACAGCAGCCAGGGCAGGTGGGAGCAGTGGGCTCCAGAGGCCAGGACAGCAGCTGGACAGCAAGCCCAGCGAGTGCAGGGCCTGGCTAAGCTGGGCCATCAGGCGAAGCAGAAGTGCAGCAGTCCGAAGGGTTCGTTCAGTGGGTATGGAGGTAGGGTCTTACCTGCTCTCCGCTTCCTCTGGTGTCCCTAACATCTTGGCCTTGATCTTCCTCCGCTGTTTTTTGACTGCCACCTTCATGGCCTCAAGCAGAAGCCCAGGGACCCGGTGATCTGTGAGCAGCTCTCtaaggaagagggtgggaggaggaaCAAAGTGGGAATGCCAACAGTAGGCTTCAGTCAAGTAGCTGAGCTCTGCTCATTGTTCGCCCTGGAAACACCTGAAGGCTCTATATTGCCAACAGCTCTGAACTGAGCTTGGATGGCCCTCCTACTTCTGGCCTGCTGGTCCGGCTTGGTGACCCTTGGTGCTGCCTTGTTTGAATGAGGTTCCAGAAGGGCAGGGACTATGGGATTTACTTCTTCCTAGAGCCTGAGCAGGACACTGGCAAATGTCACCGCTGATCTATAAATGATCCAAAGAATAAGGTGGGGTGACCCGTAGCCAGGAACAGGCATCCTGGCTTCTGGTCCCTCACCGCTGGAAGTAGGCCAATTCCTCCTTGAGCAAGAATACGTTGGCTTTGAGCTCATTCCGCTCCTGGAGGATCTGCTCAAGCTCCTCCCGGCTGAAGCCACACTGAACGGCCTCTGGAGTGTGCTCTGGCTGCTTCTGAGCATCCACCTGGGCAAGGTCAGAGAGCCACCCTTAGCTCCCCCTAAGTCCCAGCGCTCACAGTAAAGTTAGGGGGCATGTCTGCTAGGAAAACTTAGGGGACAAGGCTGGTGCTACAGGAGGTCTGTTGCGGCCTTCTGACATCCTGGGTATCTTCAGTGCTGCCTGGCACACCCAGGCCGGGTCCACCAAGGACTGAATGCTGTGAGCTCTGGGATGTATCCTGACTCCGCTTCGGCTCTCACCGGGTCATCCGGGGTTGCCGCTTCGGGCTCCAGCCTCTGTTCTTCAGTCAGCTGGCGGGAGCCATTCCGAATTAGTTGGCTCTCCCTCTCCCGGTCCTGCGCCGCCCTCAATTGGGTCTGCACCGCGGCCAGCTTGTGCCGCAGGTCAGAATTGACCAGCAGGAGACGCTGCAGCTGCTCCTGAAGCTGGGGGTGGCGCGAGAGAGCTAGTGGGAGGAGCTCTGGggcccggccccgccccgccccgccccgccccgccccgcgctcCCGTCCACCCCCGCCCTCACCGCCTCGGTCTCCTGGCTCCGGCGCAGCAGATCTCGGCTGTGTGCCCGAAGCTCGTCCCGCTGTCGGTCTGTCACCTCCTTGAGCTGTCGCAGCAGCGCTCGCTCTTCTGAGGAAGGGGTGTTCTTAGCACCACCGGCCTCTGGGGTGCGCGGCCCCGGCTGCCCCTAGCTCGCTCTGCTCCGGAGGGACCCGCACTCACCCTGCGGCCCCGAGCCTAGTTCCCGGCGGAGGCGCTGGTTCTCCTCGCGCAGCCACCGCAGCTCCAGTTCGGCCTGCTGTGCGGACACCTGCAGCTGGGGACCAGGGGGCTCAGGGTTAGGGCCTGCCGGCTGCCGGGGGGTAAAAGGAGCAGCCGGTGACTCACCGAGTCCGGAGCCGGCCCCACGGCGGCCTTTTCCAAGAGCTCTAGGGCCCGCACCACTAGTGGCACCAGCCCAGCCGCCGCGTCGGGTCCGAAACGGCGTGCCAGCTCCTGTAGCTCAGTGCCCAGAGCCCCTGCTAGATGGTACACGAGCTCCGCGGCTGACCCCGCGCCCACTGCAGAGCCCTGGCTGGGTGGTCCGGGCGCTACCCTCCTGGGCTCCATTTTTGCTCTTCAGGCCAAAAGCCACCCCCACCTAAACTGGGGCAGGAAA
Proteins encoded in this region:
- the Rilp gene encoding rab-interacting lysosomal protein isoform X2, whose protein sequence is MEPRRVAPGPPSQGSAVGAGSAAELVYHLAGALGTELQELARRFGPDAAAGLVPLVVRALELLEKAAVGPAPDSLQVSAQQAELELRWLREENQRLRRELGSGPQERALLRQLKEVTDRQRDELRAHSRDLLRRSQETEALQEQLQRLLLVNSDLRHKLAAVQTQLRAAQDRERESQLIRNGSRQLTEEQRLEPEAATPDDPVDAQKQPEHTPEAVQCGFSREELEQILQERNELKANVFLLKEELAYFQRELLTDHRVPGLLLEAMKVAVKKQRRKIKAKMLGTPEEAESSDDEDGSWLLLSNDKEDVPLNPESRIQNFFGLWYRGETGGPEAETSNTAPSRLQEGEEVTQQPHLEPSGSLPAPSS
- the Rilp gene encoding rab-interacting lysosomal protein isoform X1 yields the protein MEPRRVAPGPPSQGSAVGAGSAAELVYHLAGALGTELQELARRFGPDAAAGLVPLVVRALELLEKAAVGPAPDSLQVSAQQAELELRWLREENQRLRRELGSGPQEERALLRQLKEVTDRQRDELRAHSRDLLRRSQETEALQEQLQRLLLVNSDLRHKLAAVQTQLRAAQDRERESQLIRNGSRQLTEEQRLEPEAATPDDPVDAQKQPEHTPEAVQCGFSREELEQILQERNELKANVFLLKEELAYFQRELLTDHRVPGLLLEAMKVAVKKQRRKIKAKMLGTPEEAESSDDEDGSWLLLSNDKEDVPLNPESRIQNFFGLWYRGETGGPEAETSNTAPSRLQEGEEVTQQPHLEPSGSLPAPSS
- the Rilp gene encoding rab-interacting lysosomal protein isoform X4, which codes for MEPRRVAPGPPSQGSAVGAGSAAELVYHLAGALGTELQELARRFGPDAAAGLVPLVVRALELLEKAAVGPAPDSVSAQQAELELRWLREENQRLRRELGSGPQERALLRQLKEVTDRQRDELRAHSRDLLRRSQETEALQEQLQRLLLVNSDLRHKLAAVQTQLRAAQDRERESQLIRNGSRQLTEEQRLEPEAATPDDPVDAQKQPEHTPEAVQCGFSREELEQILQERNELKANVFLLKEELAYFQRELLTDHRVPGLLLEAMKVAVKKQRRKIKAKMLGTPEEAESSDDEDGSWLLLSNDKEDVPLNPESRIQNFFGLWYRGETGGPEAETSNTAPSRLQEGEEVTQQPHLEPSGSLPAPSS
- the Rilp gene encoding rab-interacting lysosomal protein isoform X3 codes for the protein MEPRRVAPGPPSQGSAVGAGSAAELVYHLAGALGTELQELARRFGPDAAAGLVPLVVRALELLEKAAVGPAPDSVSAQQAELELRWLREENQRLRRELGSGPQEERALLRQLKEVTDRQRDELRAHSRDLLRRSQETEALQEQLQRLLLVNSDLRHKLAAVQTQLRAAQDRERESQLIRNGSRQLTEEQRLEPEAATPDDPVDAQKQPEHTPEAVQCGFSREELEQILQERNELKANVFLLKEELAYFQRELLTDHRVPGLLLEAMKVAVKKQRRKIKAKMLGTPEEAESSDDEDGSWLLLSNDKEDVPLNPESRIQNFFGLWYRGETGGPEAETSNTAPSRLQEGEEVTQQPHLEPSGSLPAPSS